GTCAACTGGTAGCCCATGCCTCACCCTCGCTCAAACGGTTGGAATCAGAGAACCATCCATGCCAGCGGGCGGACTCCGCCCTAGGGGGTGTAGAGCACCACCAGGAGTTCGGCCCGCACATCGCTCAGATTCCTGAGCTTGTGGACGATGGACGAATCGAAGTGGACGTTTTGCCCCGGGGCGAGGACATTCCGGTTCTCGCCCACCATGACCTCCACCTCTCCCTGAAGCACGTAGACGAACTCTTCACCGGGGTGCTGGTAGCTGACGCCCTTGTGCTCCGAGCGCGGATCGATGAAGATCCGGAAGGCCTTCAGGTGCTTGTGCCGAGCCTCGGGGGTCAGGTTTTCGTAGGTGTAGTCCTCCGTGCGTTTGCGGTAGTCTTCCGCTGACTGTTCGTCCGCCCGCTTCTTTTCTTCCTTCAGGAGGATGCTGGAATCGACCTCGAGGGCCTTCGAAAGCTGGAGGATCACCGCGACCGGTGGGATGACCTCCCCCTTCTCGACCTGGGAGATGTATTTGGGCGCAAGCCCCGTCTCGTTGCCGAGATGTTTGAGGGTCAGGCCTTTTTTCTTCCGCAGCGCCGCGAGGCGCTTGCTGAAAGGCTTGCTCGACTGTTCTTGCGGCATGGGGTTTCCCTCCCTTGAATCCGTTCACGGGTATTGAGCCGAAGGCCCCGCCACATTCGCACTAGGGCCTCAAACCACCGGTCCGTCCGGCCGATCTTCATTTTCGGATTTCTTGAAAGCCTTGAACATCTGAAA
The DNA window shown above is from Desulfatiglans anilini DSM 4660 and carries:
- a CDS encoding helix-turn-helix domain-containing protein, which codes for MPQEQSSKPFSKRLAALRKKKGLTLKHLGNETGLAPKYISQVEKGEVIPPVAVILQLSKALEVDSSILLKEEKKRADEQSAEDYRKRTEDYTYENLTPEARHKHLKAFRIFIDPRSEHKGVSYQHPGEEFVYVLQGEVEVMVGENRNVLAPGQNVHFDSSIVHKLRNLSDVRAELLVVLYTP